In one Candidatus Dechloromonas phosphoritropha genomic region, the following are encoded:
- a CDS encoding Tn3 family transposase, with translation MTRWRGDTLEGGSKYSSFALTAIKASGFAAIFLRIYAAGNICLERAANALRGHGHAVDDALLQYLSPLGWEHVNLTGDYLWRSSVKVGAGKFRPLRPMQSA, from the coding sequence TTGACGCGGTGGAGGGGCGATACGCTTGAAGGTGGCAGTAAGTACAGCAGTTTTGCGCTTACTGCCATAAAGGCCAGCGGTTTCGCCGCCATATTTCTACGGATTTACGCCGCCGGCAACATCTGCCTGGAACGGGCCGCGAACGCCCTGCGCGGGCATGGCCATGCTGTCGATGACGCGCTGTTGCAATACCTATCGCCGTTAGGCTGGGAGCACGTCAACCTGACCGGCGATTACCTGTGGCGCAGCAGCGTCAAGGTCGGCGCGGGCAAGTTCAGGCCGTTACGACCGATGCAATCGGCTTAG
- a CDS encoding VOC family protein, whose amino-acid sequence MFLIREIDHIVLRVVDLERMLRFYCQALGCSVERREDAIGLVQLRAGRSLIDLVPVDGKLGKAGGAPPGAEARNLDHFCLRVEPFDEANIRIHLNAHGVEAGNVESRYGAEGEGPFMYLTDSEGNVIELKGPPAGYAFHNLHGGDDNVV is encoded by the coding sequence CTGTTCCTCATTCGCGAAATCGACCACATCGTCCTGCGTGTCGTCGACCTCGAACGCATGCTTCGTTTCTACTGTCAGGCGCTTGGCTGCTCCGTCGAGCGCCGCGAAGATGCGATCGGCTTGGTTCAGTTGCGCGCTGGTCGCTCTCTCATTGATCTAGTACCTGTCGATGGCAAACTTGGCAAGGCTGGAGGTGCGCCACCTGGAGCAGAAGCACGCAACCTTGATCACTTTTGTCTTCGCGTGGAGCCCTTTGATGAAGCCAACATTCGCATTCACCTTAACGCTCATGGGGTGGAGGCTGGAAACGTCGAGTCGCGCTATGGTGCTGAGGGTGAGGGTCCGTTCATGTATCTCACAGACTCCGAAGGCAATGTCATCGAGCTCAAGGGCCCACCGGCTGGCTATGCCTTCCATAATCTGCACGGCGGTGACGACAACGTCGTCTAA
- the tnpB gene encoding IS66 family insertion sequence element accessory protein TnpB codes for MFFPEGQIRVQVYGQPVDLRKSFDGLYAITRHVLGQDPLSGQLFVFFNRRGTQVKVLYWDRSGFCLWAKRLEEGRFVANWDKVRTCEIDWTGLKLLLEGIEPGRRKKRYHASGAPIKTLQNSGLC; via the coding sequence ATGTTTTTCCCTGAAGGCCAAATCCGCGTCCAAGTCTATGGCCAGCCGGTCGACCTGCGCAAATCCTTCGACGGTCTGTACGCGATCACCCGTCATGTCCTCGGTCAGGACCCGCTGAGCGGCCAGCTCTTCGTCTTCTTCAATCGCCGTGGCACTCAGGTGAAGGTGCTCTACTGGGATCGCAGCGGCTTCTGCCTGTGGGCCAAGCGTCTCGAAGAAGGCCGTTTCGTCGCCAACTGGGATAAAGTGCGCACGTGCGAAATCGACTGGACCGGTCTGAAACTGCTCCTCGAAGGGATCGAGCCGGGACGCCGGAAGAAGCGTTATCACGCCTCTGGAGCGCCCATAAAAACGCTTCAAAACAGCGGCTTGTGTTAA
- a CDS encoding IS66 family insertion sequence element accessory protein TnpB has translation MAKAGEGSRVRRSASEWEALLSRFPGSGLNVATFCKREEISDTSFHRWRTRLGIALDSQDKASGQPATFVDVGPLSTTTATPARFHLTLDLGGGLILQLERR, from the coding sequence ATGGCCAAGGCAGGGGAAGGGTCGCGGGTGCGGCGTAGCGCGAGCGAATGGGAGGCGTTGCTGTCGCGATTTCCGGGCAGCGGTTTGAACGTTGCGACCTTCTGCAAACGCGAAGAGATCAGCGATACCAGCTTCCATCGCTGGCGCACACGTCTGGGCATCGCCCTCGACAGTCAGGACAAGGCCAGCGGCCAGCCGGCCACCTTCGTCGACGTCGGCCCTCTGAGCACAACCACGGCGACGCCCGCTCGTTTCCACCTCACCCTCGACCTCGGCGGCGGCCTGATCCTGCAGCTGGAGCGCCGCTGA
- a CDS encoding ribbon-helix-helix domain-containing protein → MNTVRWNIAVSPDVDQSVRMFIAAQGGGRKGDLSRFIEEAVRAYLLERAVDQAKTAAAGMSETELSDLVEEAVQWAREH, encoded by the coding sequence ATGAACACCGTTCGCTGGAACATCGCCGTGTCGCCGGACGTGGATCAGTCCGTGCGCATGTTCATCGCCGCGCAGGGTGGCGGCCGCAAGGGCGACCTGTCGCGCTTCATCGAGGAAGCTGTGCGCGCCTACCTGCTGGAGCGGGCCGTCGATCAGGCCAAGACCGCTGCCGCAGGCATGAGTGAGACGGAGCTGAGCGACCTCGTCGAGGAGGCGGTGCAATGGGCGCGTGAGCACTGA
- a CDS encoding MarR family transcriptional regulator codes for MTEEAIMLAMALAERYATNMHGVLSCFDRIIITGTLPGACYAAGMTSYLYTHGIRVFDYPRFAEPLRDRIRERAQEVCLAAGIEIAHVSKSHIRKEELVARVLAGRGDAPGLVHVLSAMEACPSYKPWHDKGSGKTFLRPDQGKCLHYYFYFIDEELGLCYLRVPTWAPFGLQFYCNGHSALARTLTRERIDFLQQDNAFLRVADIAQAQALADAFSPDVLHPRLDRYAQWLCPVLDVFGSSYHWSLRQVEYSTDLMFRSEQILVPLYDAISRQAVLAANAERVSSFLGKKVTPQLAQEIGSRLSTRIEGRCIKHTMGAAGVKVYDKFSRVLRVETTVNDVSFFKHHRKVEHKDRHATRELAPLKKTIYSLIDLRDILLGCNQRYLAFLSSLDDPSAGERDLERLSMPRLGAAPGVKGVNFFDPAEKALLQTMQRGEFNIHGWRRADLLSYLKLTPSAMSRQLARLRTLGLIKKVTHTYRYYLTRLGRSVVAAACSLTRFNIVPTMACAS; via the coding sequence ATGACCGAGGAGGCGATCATGTTGGCGATGGCTCTGGCGGAACGATACGCGACGAACATGCATGGTGTGCTTTCGTGCTTTGACCGGATCATTATCACCGGCACGCTGCCTGGTGCGTGCTACGCGGCAGGAATGACGAGTTATTTGTACACGCACGGAATTCGGGTATTCGACTACCCGCGATTTGCCGAGCCGCTGCGAGATCGCATTCGTGAGCGTGCGCAGGAGGTGTGTCTGGCGGCGGGTATTGAAATCGCGCACGTCAGCAAAAGCCATATTCGCAAGGAAGAGTTGGTCGCGCGAGTGCTCGCCGGTCGCGGCGACGCACCGGGTTTGGTGCATGTACTCTCGGCCATGGAAGCCTGTCCGAGCTACAAACCGTGGCATGACAAAGGCAGTGGCAAGACTTTCCTGCGCCCCGATCAAGGCAAGTGCCTGCACTACTACTTCTATTTCATCGACGAGGAACTGGGGTTGTGCTACCTGCGTGTGCCGACGTGGGCACCGTTCGGGTTGCAGTTCTACTGTAATGGTCACAGCGCTCTGGCAAGAACTCTGACGCGAGAAAGGATCGACTTCCTCCAGCAGGACAACGCCTTCCTGCGTGTCGCCGACATCGCGCAGGCGCAGGCGCTGGCGGATGCGTTCAGTCCCGACGTACTTCACCCGCGACTGGATCGCTATGCGCAGTGGTTGTGCCCAGTGCTTGACGTCTTTGGATCCTCGTATCACTGGAGCTTGCGCCAAGTCGAATACTCCACCGACCTGATGTTTCGCAGTGAGCAGATATTGGTTCCACTGTATGACGCCATTTCGCGCCAAGCGGTCTTGGCCGCCAACGCAGAACGCGTCTCCAGCTTTCTGGGCAAGAAAGTCACGCCACAACTGGCCCAGGAGATCGGTTCCCGGTTGTCCACCCGTATCGAGGGGCGCTGCATCAAGCACACCATGGGCGCCGCTGGCGTCAAGGTGTATGACAAATTCTCCCGCGTACTGCGGGTCGAAACGACCGTCAATGACGTGAGTTTCTTCAAACACCACCGCAAGGTGGAACACAAGGACAGGCACGCCACCCGAGAATTGGCGCCCCTGAAGAAGACAATCTATAGCCTGATCGACCTGCGCGACATCCTGCTCGGCTGCAACCAACGTTACCTGGCGTTCCTCTCCAGCCTCGATGACCCCAGTGCCGGCGAGCGTGACTTGGAGCGATTGAGCATGCCACGGTTGGGGGCGGCTCCCGGTGTCAAAGGGGTGAACTTCTTTGATCCTGCCGAGAAAGCCTTGCTGCAAACCATGCAACGCGGCGAGTTCAACATTCACGGTTGGCGTCGTGCCGATCTTCTCAGCTATCTGAAGCTCACTCCGTCCGCCATGTCGCGCCAACTTGCCCGACTGCGTACGCTCGGCTTGATCAAGAAAGTCACTCATACCTATCGCTACTACCTCACTCGATTGGGACGTTCAGTCGTCGCTGCGGCCTGCTCATTGACCCGCTTCAACATAGTGCCAACCATGGCTTGCGCATCCTGA
- a CDS encoding recombinase family protein — MKIGYARVSTREQNLDLQVDALKVAGCERIYQDVASGAKTARPALDDLLGQLRAGDVLVIWKLDRMGRSLKHLVELVGSLIEQKVGLLSLNDPIDTTSAQGRLVFNLFASLAEFERELIRERTQAGLSAARARGRIGGRPKGLSPQADATALAADTLYRERKLSVAAIAQKLHVSKSTLYSYLRHRGVEIGPYAKSAQQRSNPPATASAEADAPKVATVLLTLRIENNSKFVRGKKRTIEHIECFYLEEFDVTRRPNGEYELKVPYESDEDLDEAMNELLSDIASDADDRHCFSESDARMEGHDRHW; from the coding sequence ATGAAAATCGGCTATGCGCGCGTATCCACGCGCGAACAGAACCTGGACTTGCAGGTGGACGCCCTCAAGGTGGCTGGCTGCGAGCGCATCTACCAGGACGTGGCGAGCGGCGCGAAGACAGCGCGCCCGGCGCTCGATGATCTGCTAGGACAATTGCGGGCAGGTGACGTGCTCGTAATCTGGAAACTCGACCGCATGGGTCGCTCGCTCAAGCACCTGGTCGAACTGGTCGGCAGCCTGATAGAGCAAAAGGTCGGCTTGCTCAGCCTGAACGATCCGATCGACACCACCAGCGCGCAGGGGCGGCTCGTGTTCAACCTGTTCGCTTCACTGGCCGAGTTCGAGCGCGAGTTGATCCGCGAGCGAACCCAAGCCGGGCTATCTGCGGCGCGGGCGCGCGGCCGGATCGGTGGGCGGCCCAAGGGTCTGTCGCCGCAGGCCGATGCGACGGCACTGGCCGCCGACACGCTGTATCGTGAACGCAAGCTGTCGGTCGCGGCTATTGCGCAAAAGCTGCACGTCTCCAAGAGCACGCTGTACAGCTACTTGCGGCATCGCGGCGTGGAAATTGGCCCCTACGCGAAATCGGCGCAACAGCGGTCAAACCCGCCAGCGACGGCAAGCGCCGAAGCCGATGCGCCGAAGGTCGCCACCGTCCTGCTGACCCTGCGCATCGAGAACAACAGCAAGTTCGTGCGCGGTAAAAAGCGCACGATAGAACACATCGAGTGCTTTTACCTCGAAGAATTCGACGTCACGCGGCGACCGAACGGCGAGTATGAGCTGAAGGTGCCCTATGAGAGCGACGAAGACCTTGATGAAGCCATGAACGAGTTGCTCAGCGACATCGCCAGCGACGCGGATGACCGTCACTGCTTCTCGGAGAGCGATGCCCGCATGGAAGGCCATGACCGCCACTGGTGA
- a CDS encoding glucose 1-dehydrogenase — MSRLQDKVALITGGANGLGEAIAQRMSEEGCAVLIVDRDDRGREVAEKLQAAGRKAAFHACDVTIEAQVKAAVQAAVDQFGQLDVLVNNAGIEGVNKPTDQLELAEWEKVMAVNTTAVFLCTKHAIAPMRQVGGGSIINISSIYGLVGGADIPPYHASKGAVRVMSKNDALTFAPDKIRVNSVHPGFIFTALVDRYVKDAGLQHDAAKVALDALHPLGGTGHPDDIAWGVVYLASDQARWVTGSELVIDGGYTAR; from the coding sequence GTGTCCAGACTGCAAGACAAGGTTGCACTGATCACGGGCGGGGCCAACGGTCTTGGCGAAGCGATTGCCCAGCGCATGTCCGAAGAGGGCTGCGCAGTGCTGATCGTCGATCGTGACGACCGTGGTCGCGAAGTTGCCGAAAAGCTTCAGGCTGCCGGGCGCAAGGCGGCGTTTCATGCCTGCGATGTGACCATCGAGGCGCAGGTGAAGGCGGCCGTTCAGGCGGCGGTCGACCAGTTCGGTCAGCTCGACGTGCTGGTCAACAACGCCGGCATCGAAGGTGTCAATAAGCCGACCGACCAGCTCGAACTTGCCGAATGGGAGAAGGTGATGGCGGTGAACACGACCGCCGTCTTTCTGTGCACCAAACATGCCATCGCGCCGATGCGCCAGGTCGGTGGCGGATCGATCATCAATATCTCGTCGATCTACGGCCTCGTCGGCGGTGCCGACATTCCGCCCTATCACGCCTCCAAGGGCGCGGTGCGCGTCATGTCGAAGAACGATGCGCTGACCTTCGCCCCCGACAAAATCCGGGTCAATTCGGTTCACCCAGGGTTCATCTTCACCGCGCTGGTTGATCGCTACGTCAAGGACGCCGGCCTTCAACATGACGCAGCCAAGGTCGCTCTGGACGCTCTCCATCCCTTGGGGGGCACCGGCCATCCCGACGACATCGCTTGGGGCGTGGTCTATCTGGCCTCCGATCAGGCACGTTGGGTGACCGGATCCGAACTGGTCATCGACGGCGGCTACACGGCGCGCTGA
- a CDS encoding YihY/virulence factor BrkB family protein, producing MLSRLESIIWGSQGVALSVWQARGIRVIRTLLLLVRDVVDGQLTLRAMGLVYTTLLSIVPLLALSFSVLKAFGVHNQIQPMLLTFLEPLGEKGEEVTSNIISFIQNINVGVLGAFGLVLLLYTAISLMQKIEESLNHIWHVPRPRSLGDRFSRYLSVLMVGPILVFAALGITATVVSVETVRGLLAIEMLGQLAQTISRLMPYLLVIAAFTFIYMFIPNARVRLLPALIGGAAGGIAWQTAGWGFAAFVVTSNQYAAIYSSLAILILFMIWLYLSWLILLFGASVAFYAQHPEYLYASAGEPRLSNRMRERLALSAMTLVASRFVAGERAPSLTEFIGLLDMPRHVLLTVLDALESQQLLVQSSDDPPRYLPGRDPSLISVMQILETVRSSGEERFLSPVGLPTPPAVDKLFVDMQQALAASVGGISLRELAAQLTDAAPLDQPLPARPESGVLE from the coding sequence TTGCTGAGTCGCCTGGAGAGCATTATCTGGGGTAGCCAGGGAGTTGCTCTGTCGGTCTGGCAGGCGCGCGGCATACGCGTCATACGGACGCTGCTACTGCTGGTACGCGATGTCGTGGACGGGCAGCTGACCCTGCGCGCGATGGGCCTCGTTTATACGACGCTGTTGTCGATCGTGCCGCTACTGGCGCTGAGTTTTTCGGTGCTCAAGGCCTTCGGCGTGCATAACCAGATTCAGCCGATGCTGCTGACCTTCCTCGAGCCTCTCGGTGAAAAAGGCGAGGAGGTCACGTCGAACATCATCTCGTTCATCCAGAACATAAACGTCGGCGTGCTCGGTGCGTTCGGCCTGGTCTTGCTGCTCTACACCGCGATTTCGCTGATGCAGAAGATCGAAGAATCGTTGAACCACATCTGGCACGTGCCCCGTCCGCGGTCGCTTGGCGATCGTTTCAGCCGCTACCTGAGCGTGCTCATGGTCGGTCCGATCCTGGTCTTCGCAGCCTTGGGTATCACTGCCACGGTAGTGAGTGTCGAGACGGTGCGCGGCCTGCTGGCGATCGAGATGCTCGGCCAGCTGGCACAGACGATCAGCCGGCTGATGCCCTATCTGCTGGTGATCGCGGCCTTCACCTTCATTTACATGTTTATCCCCAACGCGCGCGTGCGCTTGCTCCCGGCGCTGATCGGCGGCGCTGCCGGCGGCATCGCCTGGCAAACCGCCGGATGGGGATTTGCGGCTTTTGTGGTGACGTCGAACCAGTACGCAGCGATCTATTCGAGTCTGGCGATCCTGATTCTTTTCATGATCTGGCTTTACCTGAGCTGGCTGATCCTGCTCTTCGGCGCCAGTGTTGCCTTCTACGCCCAGCATCCGGAATACCTCTACGCCAGTGCCGGCGAACCGCGACTTAGCAACCGCATGCGCGAACGACTGGCGCTGTCGGCCATGACCCTGGTTGCCAGCAGGTTCGTCGCCGGCGAGCGTGCGCCATCGCTGACCGAATTCATCGGCTTGCTGGACATGCCGAGGCACGTCCTGCTGACCGTGCTCGATGCGCTTGAAAGCCAGCAACTGCTGGTGCAGAGCAGCGACGATCCACCACGCTACCTGCCTGGACGAGACCCCTCTCTGATCAGCGTGATGCAGATCCTGGAGACGGTACGCAGCAGCGGTGAGGAACGCTTCCTTTCACCCGTCGGACTGCCGACGCCACCGGCAGTCGACAAGCTGTTCGTAGACATGCAGCAGGCGCTTGCCGCGTCGGTCGGCGGTATCAGCCTGCGTGAGCTGGCAGCGCAACTGACCGACGCCGCGCCGCTCGATCAGCCGCTGCCGGCCCGCCCTGAAAGTGGCGTGCTTGAGTAA